The Acinetobacter shaoyimingii DNA segment CTTGGCATCGGCCATTGTGATGTGGTTCTCTCGTCACCGTGAATACCGTGCCGATGAAGCTGGTGCACGTCTAGCAGGTAAAGAAGCCATGATTTCGGCTTTACTTCGCCTACAGGCTGAGAGTGAAATGCCAGATCAAATGCCAAAAGAAATGAAAGCGTTTGCGATTGCTGAAGGTAAAGAAGAAGGATTTAGCTTAGCGGCTTTATTCCAAACTCATCCAAGCATCGAACAACGTGTTGCAGCTTTGCGTCAGCTAAACTGCCCATAATCGATTCTTCGCTTTCAAGATTCAAAAAAGCCTCATATGGGGCTTTTTTTGATTTTAGATTTTGTAGACCCATTTTTATTTAAATCTCTTAAATCTTTAAGTATTCTGAATGCATCTTAATCAACTGCCATTAGTATCTAACAAAAAATATTCAAATCATCAGAATCTACAATTGGCATTAATTTGGCAATGCGCTATAGATGAAGATCCAAATTTTCCATGGGTCATAGAGCTTCACTAACTCTTCCAAACGTATACATGCACTATGCCACGCTTGTTGAAGCTCAAGTTCAGGATGATGAAAAAACTCAACTTACAGACTCCACTGTTTTAGAATCATCCAAACTTTAGATTGTAGATTGATAGATACAAGCAAAACCCAGTAAGGCATAAAATAGTGAGTTTGATCTAAATCAATCGCAGGAAGATTGGCAACAATGCAATCCACTTGCAGTATGGGGTTCATTATTTTTCATTTCCCTTTACAACATCAACAAGGGAATCACCATTGTCATCGATTCATGCCAAATTTGTGTTGCTTTAACCTCTATCACAACTCAGTGATTTAAACTTTGTATCCAATTCCACAAAGCCATTCCGCCAAACCAAGTGGCTGCAATAATCAAAATCAGTACAATTAAACCTAAAAGATCAGGAATATGTAACCACAACCAAGCCACCAGTGGATTACGCCAAAAGGCAGATGTTTGTTGCTTCTGTTCCAATTTCTCATGTAAAAATGGATGTACCACATGATCATCATTATGAATTTGATACTCTTCACGAATATGATCATGAACCAAATCTAGAGCTTTACGACTAGGCCGAATAAAAATATCAAATAACGTCCCCGCAACAGGGATAAATCCGACCACGGCATCCATCACCGCCAGCTTAATCACCCCATTGAGTTTAGACTGAGGCACTCCAATTTCTTTTGCTTTATATACCGCATAACAAGTTAGAGCAAAGCCTGCTATATCTCCTGCAACAGGTATGGTACTTAAGGCGGCATCTGCACCAACGCCTTGTTTAGTAAATGGAATCCTAACCACTGAATCCATCATATTGGCAAATTTAGCTAAATCACGTTCCAGCTTAACCACTTCAACTTGTGTTAATTTTTTTTCTGTCATGTTGTTTTAATCATCTAATCAACGATAAATCTGATGCTTTGTTATAGCATTAAATTGTGCCTGACTGCATTAAAAGAGTAACTTAAGAAAAGCACTCTCAAACAATATTGACCAATAGCTGTGATGCAATAAATAAATAGATGATCACGCCTGTAGCATCACATATTGAAGTGACTAAAGGTGCAGATGCGCTGGCTGGATCGAGTCCCAGTTTATTTAAAATAAAAGGCAAACTCATCCCAATCAGACACCCAACCAATACAATACCCATCATGCTGATGGCTAATACTAAGGCAACCATGTGATCACCACGTATATAACCTAAAATAGAAACTGCAAATGCCATCGTTGCACCAAGACATAAAGCCACCAAGCTTTCACGTCCTAATAATGAAAACCAATCTTTAATATGTACATCACCTGTGGCTATTGCACGTACCATTAATGTGGATGACTGAGAACCAGCATTACCTCCACTGCCTACCAATAGAGGTAAAAAGAACACCAAAACTAAATTTGCAGCAATGGTTTCTTCAAAATGTGAAATACCAATTCCAGACAATAAACTACCAAAAACCAATATCACCAACCAGAAAACACGCTGACGATAAAGCGTAAAAATAGGTGCAGTTTTTAAGCTTAGCTTCGTGGTCGACTCAACCGCACTCCCTTTTAAAATATCTTCAGTAAATTCTTCTTGGAAAATATCCATAGCATCATCATAAGTCACAATACCCACTAGGTGTTGCTCATGATCGACAATGGGTAATGCAATAAAATCATAATGACTGAGTTTGGTGGCAATACTTTCTTGATCTTCGTCGACCAAACCCACAACCAAGTCAGTGGTCATCACTTCTTTAATCAATTGTTCAGGGGGTGACTGTATAATCTGACGTAATGAAATAACACCTTGCAGTTGATGCGCCTGATTGGTGATATAAATGAGATACAAAGTTTCTCGATCAGCTGCCACACGTCTGAGTTGTACAATGGCTTCTTGCATGGTCAGCTGAGCGGATAAAGTCACATAATCCGAACTCATGATGGAGCCAGCAGATTCTTCTCTGTAGACAATCAATGCCTGAATTTGCGCTTTTTTGTCTGCATCTAATTGAGAAAAAATATAGTTCTGCAGTTGTAATGGTAAAGCTTTAAAAACATCAATACGCTTATCTGAATGCATATTTGAAATCAGCGCAACCAAATCATCTGCTTGAAACTGAAGGGCCAAGCGAACTTGTTCAACGAGGTCTAAATGCTCAAAGACATAAGCTGCATTAGGTAGAACAGAAAAAAATTCGATCTGCTGTTGAGGCGTCATATGATGAGACAACATCGCAATATCAGCGGGTTTGATATGCTGTGTAATCTGCAAAACTTTTTCGACATCCTGTTGTTCTAAAGCAACCCTTATATTTTCAAAGTTGTTATGCGCTGTTATGTCGTCTTTTTTTAACATTTAAAACTCAAATATTGATTTAATTATTTGTTTTAGCTTAATTTGAATACTAGTATACAATCAAGCAACTTAAAGTCCATAGATACAATGATTATCTGTAAAACTGCAACATTTTATTTTTAACAATAAAATTTTAATTATTTCAAAATCAGGTGGTTAAATAGTTACATCAAACCACCTGATACTTGGCTTATATTCATTTATTTCATGAAATATTGTTAAAACTATACAGAATTAAAATATTTACACTCACGGTTTGGCTGAGGAAAATATACTCCTGACCAACACATACATAAACGGAATAAAGATCAGAACCAGTACCGTGGCAAAAATCACACCACCAAAAACACTGATACCGATTTCTTGTCGACTCGCTGCTCCTGCACCAAAAGCAAAGATCAATGGAATCACTCCTGCACCAAAGGCCAATGATGTCATCAAAATTGGACGTAAGCGTAAGCTCGCACCTTCGATCGCAGCTGCAACCACATCACTGCCCTTTTGCTCAGCCAAATAAGCAAATTCCACAATTAAAATTGCATTTTTACAAGACAAACCAATCGTGGTGAGGAGCGCAATTTGGAAGTAAATATCATTTGGAAATCCAGCAAAATAACTGAAGATAATATTTCCGCCAATTCCTAGAGGAATTGCAGTCATGACCGCTGTAGGAATAGACCAACTTTCATATAATGCAGCCAAACAGAGGAAAATAAACCCGATTGAAACCAAATACAGTAACAATGACTGATTGCTAGATTGGCGTTCTTCATATGACATACCACTCCATGCCAAATCAGCTCCTTTAACAGAATCGACTATTTTAACCAGATCTTGCATGGCTTGACCGGTCGTCGAATTTGCACCTTTTTCTGCCTCTAGCTCGATGGCTGTATAGCCATTGAAGCGATTGACAATTTCAGGACCACCAGTCCAAGTGGTTTGCGAGAAATTGCTGAAAGGAACCATCTCACCATTACTATTACGAACGGACCAGAAATTTAAATCTTCAGGCTTCGCTCGAAAAGCAGCATCACTTTGCATCATGACACGCTTAATTCGACCTCGATCAATAAAGTCATTGATGTATTTACCGCCAAGCGCAGCTGAAAGCGTACTGTTAATATCAGCAATCGCCAAGTTCGATGCCATTGCTGCTTTTTGGTCTATCTTCACATCGAATTTGGCTTTATCTGGAGCCGCTTTTTTATTTAAATTTTCAAATGATTGAAACTGCTTCGCATCTTCTTGCATCTGTTTAAATTGTTCATTCAAAACTTTACGGCCATTGCCTTCAATATCACGTAACCAAAGATTAATGCCATTGGTATCACCTAGACCATTCACGACAGGCGGCATATTCAAGTTAATTCGAGCATTTTGATGATTTCGAAAATGTTTCAGAGCCCGTTCACGAATCGCTTCTGCACTGTTTTCTTTACCCGTGCGTTGATCCCACAGTTTTAATTTAATAAAGCCTTGTGCTAAATGTTGCCCCGTCCCTGCTCGGTTACGTCCATAACGCAACATGACTAAATCAACATTGGCTTTTTCTTGATCTAAAAAATAGGCACGAATTTCTTCACCCACTTCACGGGTTTTCGCCATTGGCGCACTGTCTTGTAAAGTGACTTGTACACTTAAAGTCCCTTGATCTTCGCTTGGTAAAAAACTGGTCGGCAAACTTCGATAAAACAATGCAAAAACCACGATTAAGCCCAATGCACAAATCAAACTTACGATTCGATTTCGAATGGTCAAATGAGAAATTTTTAAATATCTATGTTTAATGCGATCCAAAAATTGATTGAACCGTGTCGCCCAGCGATAGGGCTTTTCAGTGGGTTTTAAGATGATGGCACATAAAGCTGGCGTCAGTATCAAAGCCACGATCAATGAAATGGACATAGCCGTGACTAAGGTGATGGAAAATTGACGATAGATCACCCCTGTAGAACCACTGAAAAATGCCATTGGAATAAATACAGCCGTGAGCACTAAAGTAATTCCCACCAATGCACCACTAATTTCATGCATCGATTCAATGGACGCTTGCTTGGCAGTCAAATGCTGTTCATGCATGAGGCGTTCAACATTTTCCACCACAACGATTGCATCATCCACCAACAAACCTATGGCGAGGACTAAGGCAAATAAAGTCAGGGTATTGACACTCATTCCCAGCACATAAAGTATTGCCATTGTGCCCAACAACACCACTGGAACAGTGATAGTTGGAATCAAGGTCGCTCGCCAGTTTTGCAAAAACAAAAACATGACGATAATCACGAGTACAATCGCTTCAAATAAGGTCTTTACAACCTCATGAATCGACTCCTCAACAAAAGGTGTATTGTCATTTGGATAAACCAGCTTGTACCCTTCCGGTAATTGTTTAGAAAACTGTTCAATGGTTTCATAGATACGTTTAGAAGTCTGAACAGCATTGGCGCCAGATGCCAAAGACACCGCCATCCCAGAAGATGGATAACCATTAATGGTGTTATAAGATTGGTAATTCTCTGCCCCCATTTCAACGCGAGCGACATCTTTTAAATAAACGTATTCACCCGCTTGGGTGGATTTCAAAATAATATGGTTAAAATCATCGACTGTTTTTAAACGTGTACCTGCGGTCACCTTCGCATTTAAGTATTGTTCAGATACTGTTGGTAACTCACCAACCCCACCTGCCGCCACTTGAGTATTTTGTGCTTCAACCGCACGTTGAACATCACTTGGCATTAAACGGAATTGTCGAAGTTTATTTGGGTCGAGCCAGATACGCATTGCAAACTGCGAACCAAATACATCTAACTCACCCACACCATCAACACGTGCAATTTCAGATTCTAAATGCGTCAGTAAATAATCAGAGAGTTCAATATTGCTACTTTTACGGGTCTCATCATACAACCCAATCACCATATGTGTATCGCCCAATGACTTCAGGACATTAACCCCTTGGCGTTGTACATCTTCAGGTAAACGACTGATCACACTATTGATGGAGTTTTGAACTTGGACCTGGGCGGTATCTGGATCTGTTCCATTTTCAAAACTGATGCTGATACGACTTCGTCCTGTCGAGTCACTATTGGAACTAAAATATAAAAGATGATCTAAACCTTTAATTTGCTGTTCTAAAACCTGCGTTACGCTTTGCTCAACCGTTTCGGCATCTGCACCCGAATAGGTTGCACTAATGGTAATACGAGGTGGCGCAATATCTGGATAACGCTCAACAGGCAAATTGTTCAGGGCAAATAAACCCAAGGCCATGACAAAGATAGCCAAAACACCAGCAAAAATCGGACGTTCAATAAAAAACTTAGATAGCATCGTTCACATTCATAATGAGATGAATAAATGGGTTGTTTTGTACAAATTATAACAATGAGATTGATATTCAATCACTGTTGAAAAAAACACAAGGAAAATAACAGAAATCCAGCGTTTATAAAGAATTAAGGAGGAAATATGGAGAAGATTTTTAAGCTCAAAATCGAGATGTTCTAGACCGATTTAAATTGTGTCATTGAACTGAAAAATAAGCCTTATACATTCAAGTTTTCTAAATAAAATTACATGAGACAGTGATGTATAAAAAAATCATCTTTAGCTTAGGTTTGGTGAGCGTATTGAGTGCATGTCATAGTGATGATTCAAAAAATAATGCTCAGCATGTTCCTACACCACCTGATAATACATATGTTGAACCAAAGATAATCATTGTCGGGCATCGCGGTGCGAGTGCGCTTCGACCTGAGCATACCTTGGCTTCTTATGAAAAAGCCATTGCAGATGGTGCTGATTTTATTGAGCCTGATTTGGTGTCGACCAAAGATGGGGTACTTATTGCACGTCATGAAAATGAAATTGGCGGAACCACCAATGTCAGTACCTTAGCCAACTTTAGCAATCGTAAAGCGACAAAGACGATTGATGGGCAAAACTATACTGGATGGTTTAGCGAAGACTTTACTTATAATGAACTACAACAAAATGTTAAAGCGCGAGAACGCATTCCAGAGCTACGTCCAGATAATACTCAATATAATGATCAATACTCCATTCCAACCTTAGATCAAATCATTGAATTGGCGGATCAGCATTATCAAAAAACCGGCAAAATTATTGGCTTATATATAGAAACCAAGCACCCAACTTACTTCAAAAAACTGGGATTATCTATGGAAGATCAACTTCTACACACTTTGGCCAAGTACAAATACACACGCGAAATTGCGCCTATTTATTTACAATCATTTGAAGTCAGTAATTTAAAGTATCTCAAGCAAAAGTTAGCTCAAAACCCATCCTTAAAGCACACCAAACTGATTCAGCTACTGGATAGTCCAATCATGCGTCCAGCTGATTTGGTAGAAAGTGGCAATAAACAAACCTATTTGGATCTTGCCCTTCCGACTGGACTCAAACAAATTGCTACTTATGCAGATGGAGTCGGACCAAGTAAAACATATATCTTTTCGAATACAGATCAAAACTCCACAACCAGTTTTATTCAAGATGCTCATGCTGTAGGTCTAAAAGTTCACCCCTACACACTAAGACCAGAAAATAATTTTTTACCGAGTTATTTACGCTGTAGCCAGAGTTTAGCTGAACGATGTATCAAAGGCGCAGAGCAAGAATACACAAGGTTCTTTAAAGCGGGTGTCGATGGTTTATTTACTGATGATCCTCAATTGGGTCGTGAAGCCTTAATAAAATTTCAAAAAACACCTTAAGTGTCGCTCAATTCCTTAAATTATAAGCGCATCACCTTACACCTATTTTCTTTTTTAGTGTGTGGCGTGATGCTTTTGCTCAGCGGAAAACCATATTAAAACGAACCTTTTAAAAATTCATAATCAATTAATAAATTTTTGATATTGTTGAAAAAAATATTTTATATTTCATTATACCTACTTAATTCTATTTTAATTTTATTGTATTATCCTGATTTAAATAATTCTATTTTCGATGATTTTCTATGAATCAATATTCTGAATTTAAAGGTAAAACTGGAATTAAACGCATTTTCAATGCAACGGGGTATTCAATTGCTGGATTCAAAGCTGCATTCCAAAATGAGGCTGCTTTTCGTCAGATTATTTTAATTAATATTATTTTAATTCCCTTAACATTCTTCCTAAATATCACTGCAGTTGAACAAGCGGTGATGATCGCCGTGTGTTTGTTGGCAATTATTGTAGAACTTTTTAATTCTGCTATCGAAGCTGTTGTCGATCGTATTTCTTTAGAACACCATCAACTTTCTAAAAATGCCAAAGATATGGGCAGTGCGGCTCAATTTGTTGCTTTAGCGATTATTACCGCGACGTGGTTAATTATTTTATTTCGTTAATGCTGCGTTGTGTGGATTTTTGAATTTTTAGTCCATTTGCAGTAACAATGACCTGTTTTAATTCCTTTTTTAATCACGTCTTTTTAATCATATTTATTTTTTCCTGTTATAAACCGTCTTTGTTCTTGAGTCGTAAAAAACTTTTAACACACTGATGCAAATATTAGGAAGCTCGACAAGAGAAAAGCCCTTGTCATCCAATCCCCCCTAATTTGTTGTTTTAGCCTATAACGCAACACATGGTTAAAATGCCAATAGATCCTATGTATTTCAATTTAATTTTTGAAAAATAAAATTTTAATTTTCACTTTAAAGATTAATTTCAAATGCTGTAAAAAATAAACTCTAGAAGGTTGATTTTGATTGTATAAAAGGCCAAATCATTGCACTTTTAAAATGCTGATCTTGTGTTAAAAGAGGTCAGCATGTCGCATGGTGAATGCTTAGACATGACGGTTTTTCTCAATATTTGAAATCATGATGATGATTCAAAAGGCGTTTTGCTTTAGGCCAAAAAATCCTCGCATATGCGAGGATTTTTTTGTACAGGTTTATGATGTTTAAATTACATCATACCGCCCATACCACCCATGCCGCCCATATCTGGCATAGCAGGTTTATCTTCAGGGATATCTGTGATCATGCATTCTGTGGTCAACATCAATGCAGCCACTGATGCAGCGTGTTCAAGTGCTGAACGCGTTACTTTAGCTGGGTCAAGAATACCCATTTCTAACATATCGCCATATTCACCAGTAGCAGCGTTATAACCAAAGTTACCTTCGCCATTTTTTACAGCATTAATGACAACCGAAGGCTCATCACCTGCGTTTGAAACGATTTGACGAAGTGGCGCTTCAATTGCACGGCGTAAAATGTTGATACCCACATTTTGATCATCGTTCGCACCAACTAAACCATCAAGTGCTTTAGCAGAACGTACGAGTGCAACACCACCACCAGCAACTACACCTTCTTCTACCGCAGCACGAGTCGCATGAAGCGCATCATCTACACGGTCTTTCTTCTCTTTCATTTCAACTTCAGTTGCAGCACCAATTTTGATCACTGCGACACCGCCTGCTAACTTTGCAACACGTTCTTGAAGTTTTTCTTTGTCGTATTCAGAAGTTGATTCTTCGATTTGCGCACGGATTTGTTGAACACGATCAGCAATTTGTTCAGCATTACCAGCACCATCAACAAGAACAGTGTTTTCTTTAGACACTGTCACTTTATGTGCAGTACCTAAGTGTTCTAATGTTGTTTGCTCAAGTGACATGCCAATTTCTTCAGAAATCACAGTACCACCTGTCAAGATCGCGATGTCTTGAAGCATTGCTTTACGACGGTCACCAAAACCAGGTGCTTTTACAGCACATACTTTAATAATACCGCGCATATTGTTGACAACAAGTGTCGCTAACGCTTCGCCTTCAACATCTTCAGCGATGATTAACAGTGGTTTACCTGTTTTAGCAACTGCTTCTAATACTGTGATCAACTCACGAATATTGCTGATTTTTTTGTCTACAAGAAGAATGAATGGGTTTTCAAGTTCTGCAGTTAAAGTATCTTGTTTGTTTGCGAAGTACGGGCTGATATAACCACGGTCAAATTGCATACCTTCTACAACATCAAGCGAGTCTTCGAAGCCAGAACCTTCTTCTACAGTGATAACACCTTCTTTACCCACTTTTTCCATTGCTTGAGCAATCAGTTTACCCACAGTCGCATCAGAGTTTGCAGAAATAGAACCTACTTGTTCAATTGCTTTTGTATCTGAAGCTGGTTTTGCAGTTGCTTTAATATTTTCTACAACCGCTTTAACTGCAAGGTCGATACCACGTTTCAAGTCCATTGGGTTCATACCCGCAGTCACTGATTTGATACCTTCATTTAAAATTGCTTGAGCCAATACAGTTGCAGTTGTTGTACCGTCACCTGCGATGTCATTTGTTTTTGAAGACACTTCACGTACAAGTTGAGCGCCCATGTTTTCAAACTTGTCTTTTAATGAAATTTCTTTTGCAACAGTTACACCATCTTTAGTGATGTGCGGTGAACCAAAAGAACGGTCGATCACAACATTACGACCTTTAGGACCTAAAGTCACTTTGACTGCATCTGCAAGTACGTTTACACCAGCGATCATTTTTGAACGCGCTGAATCACCAAATTTTACGTCTTTAGCTGACATCTTTAACTCCAAAATATTTTTAAATTTTTACAATAAATTTGCAAAAAAGAAATCTGAAAACTATGTAATCTGCAAAACTGTATAAACAGTTAGCCTTCTAACACAGCTAAAATGTCAGACTCTTTCATAATAAGAAGTTCTTCACCGTTAACTTTAACGGTAGTGCCGGCATAAGTACCAAATAACACTTTATCACCCACTTTAACATCTAAAGCACGAACACCATTGTCAGTAATTTGGCCATTACCTACAGCAATGATTTCACCTTGAGCTGGTTTCTCTGCAGCAGAACCTGGAAGTAAAATACCACCAGCTGTTTTAGTTTCTTCTTCAACACGGCGAATCACAACACGATCATGTAACGGACGAATATTGCTCATAAAAAAACTCCACAGACTTAAGGTCTTGATACAGTGTACAGACGATAACTTTGTTATTCCTTGGGTCATCGTCAAAAATAAATTTAGATGACTCTGTTGTGGGGATGGAAAAAAAGGCTTCAAGGGCAAAATTAAAAAAAAATCAATTTTTTGTATTTTTTTTACGCTAAATTTATAAATTTGATATCGAATTCATTTTTCGCTCATCCAGAACAAATGACTGCAATGCTTTTGAAAAATAATAATGACGAATATCTGTATTGCTATAAATCACATTAAAACTATTCGGTAATCCATGATGCAATCGATATGACGTTGCTGTTCCAGCGTGAACATCTAGAACAGGATGTGAACGACCTAAATCATATATTTGGTTCAGATCGAAGATTGCAGACTGGTGTAAATGCCCATGTAACAATCCATTTAAACCTGATTGACTCCAG contains these protein-coding regions:
- a CDS encoding VOC family protein, with translation MNPILQVDCIVANLPAIDLDQTHYFMPYWVLLVSINLQSKVWMILKQWSL
- a CDS encoding DUF4112 domain-containing protein is translated as MTEKKLTQVEVVKLERDLAKFANMMDSVVRIPFTKQGVGADAALSTIPVAGDIAGFALTCYAVYKAKEIGVPQSKLNGVIKLAVMDAVVGFIPVAGTLFDIFIRPSRKALDLVHDHIREEYQIHNDDHVVHPFLHEKLEQKQQTSAFWRNPLVAWLWLHIPDLLGLIVLILIIAATWFGGMALWNWIQSLNH
- the mgtE gene encoding magnesium transporter, producing MLKKDDITAHNNFENIRVALEQQDVEKVLQITQHIKPADIAMLSHHMTPQQQIEFFSVLPNAAYVFEHLDLVEQVRLALQFQADDLVALISNMHSDKRIDVFKALPLQLQNYIFSQLDADKKAQIQALIVYREESAGSIMSSDYVTLSAQLTMQEAIVQLRRVAADRETLYLIYITNQAHQLQGVISLRQIIQSPPEQLIKEVMTTDLVVGLVDEDQESIATKLSHYDFIALPIVDHEQHLVGIVTYDDAMDIFQEEFTEDILKGSAVESTTKLSLKTAPIFTLYRQRVFWLVILVFGSLLSGIGISHFEETIAANLVLVFFLPLLVGSGGNAGSQSSTLMVRAIATGDVHIKDWFSLLGRESLVALCLGATMAFAVSILGYIRGDHMVALVLAISMMGIVLVGCLIGMSLPFILNKLGLDPASASAPLVTSICDATGVIIYLFIASQLLVNIV
- a CDS encoding multidrug efflux RND transporter permease subunit, translated to MLSKFFIERPIFAGVLAIFVMALGLFALNNLPVERYPDIAPPRITISATYSGADAETVEQSVTQVLEQQIKGLDHLLYFSSNSDSTGRSRISISFENGTDPDTAQVQVQNSINSVISRLPEDVQRQGVNVLKSLGDTHMVIGLYDETRKSSNIELSDYLLTHLESEIARVDGVGELDVFGSQFAMRIWLDPNKLRQFRLMPSDVQRAVEAQNTQVAAGGVGELPTVSEQYLNAKVTAGTRLKTVDDFNHIILKSTQAGEYVYLKDVARVEMGAENYQSYNTINGYPSSGMAVSLASGANAVQTSKRIYETIEQFSKQLPEGYKLVYPNDNTPFVEESIHEVVKTLFEAIVLVIIVMFLFLQNWRATLIPTITVPVVLLGTMAILYVLGMSVNTLTLFALVLAIGLLVDDAIVVVENVERLMHEQHLTAKQASIESMHEISGALVGITLVLTAVFIPMAFFSGSTGVIYRQFSITLVTAMSISLIVALILTPALCAIILKPTEKPYRWATRFNQFLDRIKHRYLKISHLTIRNRIVSLICALGLIVVFALFYRSLPTSFLPSEDQGTLSVQVTLQDSAPMAKTREVGEEIRAYFLDQEKANVDLVMLRYGRNRAGTGQHLAQGFIKLKLWDQRTGKENSAEAIRERALKHFRNHQNARINLNMPPVVNGLGDTNGINLWLRDIEGNGRKVLNEQFKQMQEDAKQFQSFENLNKKAAPDKAKFDVKIDQKAAMASNLAIADINSTLSAALGGKYINDFIDRGRIKRVMMQSDAAFRAKPEDLNFWSVRNSNGEMVPFSNFSQTTWTGGPEIVNRFNGYTAIELEAEKGANSTTGQAMQDLVKIVDSVKGADLAWSGMSYEERQSSNQSLLLYLVSIGFIFLCLAALYESWSIPTAVMTAIPLGIGGNIIFSYFAGFPNDIYFQIALLTTIGLSCKNAILIVEFAYLAEQKGSDVVAAAIEGASLRLRPILMTSLAFGAGVIPLIFAFGAGAASRQEIGISVFGGVIFATVLVLIFIPFMYVLVRSIFSSAKP
- a CDS encoding glycerophosphodiester phosphodiesterase, producing MYKKIIFSLGLVSVLSACHSDDSKNNAQHVPTPPDNTYVEPKIIIVGHRGASALRPEHTLASYEKAIADGADFIEPDLVSTKDGVLIARHENEIGGTTNVSTLANFSNRKATKTIDGQNYTGWFSEDFTYNELQQNVKARERIPELRPDNTQYNDQYSIPTLDQIIELADQHYQKTGKIIGLYIETKHPTYFKKLGLSMEDQLLHTLAKYKYTREIAPIYLQSFEVSNLKYLKQKLAQNPSLKHTKLIQLLDSPIMRPADLVESGNKQTYLDLALPTGLKQIATYADGVGPSKTYIFSNTDQNSTTSFIQDAHAVGLKVHPYTLRPENNFLPSYLRCSQSLAERCIKGAEQEYTRFFKAGVDGLFTDDPQLGREALIKFQKTP
- a CDS encoding diacylglycerol kinase, whose protein sequence is MNQYSEFKGKTGIKRIFNATGYSIAGFKAAFQNEAAFRQIILINIILIPLTFFLNITAVEQAVMIAVCLLAIIVELFNSAIEAVVDRISLEHHQLSKNAKDMGSAAQFVALAIITATWLIILFR
- the groL gene encoding chaperonin GroEL (60 kDa chaperone family; promotes refolding of misfolded polypeptides especially under stressful conditions; forms two stacked rings of heptamers to form a barrel-shaped 14mer; ends can be capped by GroES; misfolded proteins enter the barrel where they are refolded when GroES binds), producing MSAKDVKFGDSARSKMIAGVNVLADAVKVTLGPKGRNVVIDRSFGSPHITKDGVTVAKEISLKDKFENMGAQLVREVSSKTNDIAGDGTTTATVLAQAILNEGIKSVTAGMNPMDLKRGIDLAVKAVVENIKATAKPASDTKAIEQVGSISANSDATVGKLIAQAMEKVGKEGVITVEEGSGFEDSLDVVEGMQFDRGYISPYFANKQDTLTAELENPFILLVDKKISNIRELITVLEAVAKTGKPLLIIAEDVEGEALATLVVNNMRGIIKVCAVKAPGFGDRRKAMLQDIAILTGGTVISEEIGMSLEQTTLEHLGTAHKVTVSKENTVLVDGAGNAEQIADRVQQIRAQIEESTSEYDKEKLQERVAKLAGGVAVIKIGAATEVEMKEKKDRVDDALHATRAAVEEGVVAGGGVALVRSAKALDGLVGANDDQNVGINILRRAIEAPLRQIVSNAGDEPSVVINAVKNGEGNFGYNAATGEYGDMLEMGILDPAKVTRSALEHAASVAALMLTTECMITDIPEDKPAMPDMGGMGGMGGMM
- a CDS encoding co-chaperone GroES translates to MSNIRPLHDRVVIRRVEEETKTAGGILLPGSAAEKPAQGEIIAVGNGQITDNGVRALDVKVGDKVLFGTYAGTTVKVNGEELLIMKESDILAVLEG